The Pirellulales bacterium genome segment TCTACGTGTTTTTTGCCGCCGGACAGCAAAACGCGCTCGATTTTCTGCAGGGCTATCTCGTCGAATGGTCGCTGTCGATGGACAACGTCTTTGTCTTCGCGGTGATCTTCACGTATTTTCGCGTGCCTAAGAAGTACCAGTACCGGGTTCTGTTCTGGGGAATTATCGGGGCGGTGGTTCTGCGGCTGGTCTTTATCCTGGCGGGCGCCGCTCTCATCGCCCGCTTTCATTGGATACTCTACGTTCTGGCGGTGTTTTTGATCTACACCGGGATCAAGCTTTGTTTCCATGACGACGAGTTCGACCCGGAGGCCAGCCTGGTCATTCGCCTTTCGCGGCGGTTTTTCCGCGTGTCGCGTGAGGATCACGGTCAGCAGTTTTTCGTGCGCGAGAACGGCCTGCTTTGCATGACACCGCTGTTCCTCGTGTTGCTGGTGATCGACTTCGTCGACGTGGCCTTCGCCCTGGACAGCGTGCCGCTGATTTTGCTCATCACCCAAGACACGTTTATCGTCTTCACCTCGAACATTTTCGCCATCCTCGGCCTGCGAGCGCTCTACTTTCTGTTGGCCGGCGCGATGGACCTGTTCCGCTATCTGCGGTTCGGACTGGCGGCGATTCTGGTCTTTGTCGGGCTCAAAATGCTGGTCGAAGAGTTTCTGCTCGACGGCGCGAAGATTCCGGCCTGGGCCAACCTGATAGTCATCGTCTCTTTTCTGACGATCGCCATCGCCGCGTCGATGATTGCCTCACGGCGCGAGACGCGAAACGCTCGGCACCCTAAGCCCCAGATCGAT includes the following:
- a CDS encoding TerC family protein; amino-acid sequence: MIQFDLLHWLGFGVLVTVLLVLDLGVFHRHSRDTSLREAALSTVIWCCLALAFAVYVFFAAGQQNALDFLQGYLVEWSLSMDNVFVFAVIFTYFRVPKKYQYRVLFWGIIGAVVLRLVFILAGAALIARFHWILYVLAVFLIYTGIKLCFHDDEFDPEASLVIRLSRRFFRVSREDHGQQFFVRENGLLCMTPLFLVLLVIDFVDVAFALDSVPLILLITQDTFIVFTSNIFAILGLRALYFLLAGAMDLFRYLRFGLAAILVFVGLKMLVEEFLLDGAKIPAWANLIVIVSFLTIAIAASMIASRRETRNARHPKPQIDLGGSDAIEDPRGDADGREAIGEMHAENQKRVDRT